The genome window ACCACCTGGAACTGAGAGTTTAGAGAAAGGTCTTGCGCTGGCTATCAAGCAACGTGAGGATGCGGCAAAAAATTTAGAAGAACCCCTCCGCGCTGATGAAATTCGCGAACTGATGGAAGGGCTTAGATTTGAATCACGAAAACCGCTTACTCCTTACGTGAGACCACTGTTAGCAGAGCGCGATCTGCAGGTTTATGCCCTAGTCACAGATCTACTAAAATCACTAAATTTGGCTGATTTGCCTAAAGTTTAGCCATTTTCACCACTTCCCAGTCTAAAAACTCTCAAGATCTCTCGAAAATAAGCCGTTTTTACAATTAGAGGGTTTATGCCACGGCGGAATAGTTGCCAGGCATAAGGTAAATAAGGCTAGCGGAATTACCGCTGGGTTGAGGTTTTTAAGTTGTTTTTTCGGCAGTTTTTTTTCAAGTTGTTTATCGCCAGCGCTTTTCTTGGAGCAGTTAGTGAGCTTGCGTTTGCAAGCCCCACAACTGGCAATCATTTCCAACTCGACAAAGAAAACCCTTGGGCTGCGATCATCTCTCGAACAGTCACTAATCTATTTCCCAATTCTAAATTTAAATGGATTGAAAATAAATCAAATCAAGATTCGATTGCTGAACTTGAAATTACTGAACCGCTACTACCCGCAATCAGCATCAAACTAAAAGTCATGAACTCAGGCCCAGTCAACGCATTTGCAATGCCTGCCAACAGTGCCGAAGAGGGGTCTGCACAAATTATTCTCCCTCAAGCTATTTTGGAAACAATTTCTAGCACTTCTGAATTAGCTTTTGTGCTCACGCATGAACTTTCACATATTGTACGCGATCACTTCGCACCAGAATTGCCTTTGGCGATGTTAACTGAATCCCAGCGGCTACATATTTCAAAAACTCACCGTAACTGGGAGTTACAAGCCGATAGCGACGCTAAGTTTTATCTAGAACAACGCGGATTTGATACAAGTGCCGGTGCTAAGCTCCTGGCAAACATCCACGATGAAGCAACAAATTCACCGACTGCAAATCACCCAACTCTAGATCACCGCATCGCCGCTCTGGCACAAGAGCTTCTACCCCTTAGATTGAAATAGTAAGTTGCCCTAGCGTGCTCGGACTTCAATCCAAATCTCCTGGTCGCGCCGCACTGGTTGGAGAATGACTTCGGGGTCCACACCGAATTTAAATCTCGTACTTCCATCAGTTAGCAGTTCCGCTTGCATATATTGAAGGCCTGCGGGTGGTCCTGGTGGATAGAATGGGCGGTTAAGCACCTGGGCGGGAACAGCAAGTCCAGAAACGTCGAGTTCGTATACGGCGTCCGGTTTTTTCACAAATCTAAAAGTCGAAAGACCCACACAAGTAATCACTGCTGCCATTTCACCTTTTTCAGTTTTCTTAAAACGCATGCCCTTGATGCGTGGTGTCTCTGGACTTGTCTCAGCGAGCATTTTAGTTGTTGTAGCAAGATCAACTTGGGGCTCTGTAGTTTGCGCTGTGGCAGACACTGCTGGAGCGGAATCTTCTTCGAGGGGTTTAATCACCTGTTCAACTTCCACCGGGGCTTCTGCAAGTTTTTCCTGCTCGAGCTTGGGATCTACGTCAAGCAGTGTGAATGTCAGAGTATACTGATTGGCCACTTGCGAAACTTCGCCGAGCTCAATATTTTTTGCGCTGGGAAAATCAAAAACACTACGTAGTTTATCAGCATGAACTCCAAGCCGCACACGCTCGAGATTTTTTAGCCCAACATCAATCCGTTTGCGCCGATAAATACGCCTACCAAAGACATCGAGAATCAGTCCCGCAGTTGGGCCGCCGACAGTCGCAAATTTCGCCTGGAAAGGCTGGCCATCGTCTAGCTTTGCGCTAATCTGATAGCGATAATCTGCCTCATGACTCACAGTAATCTGCACACCTTCTTGGTTTAGCTCGGTCAGTACTTCTGCTGAAGTCGCCGGAACTCGCAAATTACCCAATAAAATCAAAGTTAGAATTAAAAAGTAAAAATTATTCTTCATAACCAGGCACACTTTACCCAAAAGCGGCCGAAAATAGAACTGAGGATTTTATAATCATAGGTAAGGAGGATATTTTCGTGGTTGCAGCAGCAAATTGTGCCGCTTTACTAGGAATCGAAGCAATCGGGGTGCGCGTTGAAGCCCAGATTTTTGGTAATTTGAGGCGGTTTTCTATCGTTGGCCTTCCCGACGGGGTTGTCAAAGAGTCAAAAGACCGTATTCGCTGCGCGATTGAGAATAGTGGATTTAGTTTTCCCACGCGGGAAGTAATTGTCTCCCTATCTCCGGCGTCCGTACCAAAAGCAGGTGCAGCTTTTGACTTACCAATTGCGCTTTCAATTCTTTGCGCTGAAGGACAGCTCGAAACAAAAGTGCTCGAGCGAATACTAATTCTTGGCGAACTGGGCTTAGACGGCAGCCTCAAACCAATCCCGGGAGCTTTCGCGGTTTCCAATTACGCACAATCAGAGAATTTCAGGGAAATAGTGCTACCTTCGCAAACAGCTAGCTTGGCTGCCCTGGCAGGGAATGTGCCTGTGCGCGCTGTAACTTCACTGGAGCAGGCGATTCACTATTTACGAGGAGAAGTTGAACTAGCAGAACCCGACACTGTTATGACAAGCCGCTTAGCAAACAAAGAAGAGTTACTACTTGATGATGTAATTGGTCAGCATAGTGCGAAGCGTGCTTTGGAGATTTGCGCAGCAGGTGGGCACAACTTATTGATGGTCGGCCCACCTGGCGCAGGAAAAACAATGCTCGCTAAGCGTCTGCCTTATCTCTTGCCCGAGTTGGCAACAGCAGAAGCAATTGAGGTCACACAAATTCATGAGCTCGCAAAACGCGACATCAGCTCTGAAGTTGCATTAAAAACAACTCGACCTTTCCGATTTCCTCATCACTCTACCAGTCTAGTTGGTCTAATTGGCGGTGGAAGTATTCCTACGCCAGGTGAAATTTCCTTAGCACATCGTGGGGTGTTATTCCTCGATGAATTTCCCGAATACCCGCGCTCGGTTCTTGAGTCACTTCGCGAACCGCTGGAGAACAAAAAAATCACAATCAGTCGGGCAAATGGTAAACTTGAATTCCCGGCTGACTTTATTCTTGTGGCAGCGATGAACCCTTGCCCCTGTGGCAAGCGCTACACTCTGCCACGTGCCTGCAAGTGTGATGCAGGCATGATTACGCGTTATCTCAATAAACTTTCTGGACCATTATTGGACCGCATCGACCTACACGTTTGGACTCCACAATTGCCCTTAGCAAAATTATCAGAAGTAACGACGAGCAAGGAGAAGCCTGCGGTTGAACATCATACTGCGCTCAAGCGCATTCAAGCGGCCCGCGCAGTTCAGGCTAAACGCTTTGACACGGGACTGCGCCTCAATGCGCATCTACGTAGCAACGAAGCGCGCATGCACTGCCTACTCGATCAACAAAGCCAGGAAGTTTTACTTGCGGCGGCAGAGCGCTTTTCCTTAAGCGCAAGAAGTTATACGCGGGTACTGAAAGTCGCTCGCACAATTGCTGATTTAGCTCACTCACGACAGATTCAAATCACACATCTTGAAGAGGCCCTATCCTATCGGCTACCAAATCACTTTGAAGGATAGTTAAGATTAGACTTGCGTGACTGTCGGATATAAACTACAATGATAAAGATTGGTCCTAAAATTGTTCGAGTCTTTGTTAATCAAAATTCAAAAGCTCCATTTCTTGATTAGATGCAGAACTTGAATGACGAAAACTTAGAACAAAGAATTGATGCAAGACTAACTCGCGCAAGAACCGGTAATTTAGGGGATTTTAAAAAGATCGGTAAAAGCCTTTACGAATTACGACTACATATAGGTCCAGGATATAGGATATATTTTGGCCTAGACGAAAACGAAATTATTGTTCTGCTTATCAGAGGCGACAAAAGTACACAGTCAAGGGATATCAAAAAAGCAAGAAAAAATTGGTCAGAGTATGAAACGGAAAAAACAAGCCAAATCTATTGATTATCAAGAAGTTTTGCTAAAAAAACTTAAAAATATGAATTACGCTGCTGGATATTTAACTGCCTGTTACGAAGAAGGTACAGACGCATTTCTGCTTGGCATTAAAGATGTGGTTGAAGCTAATGGCGGGTTTAAAGAACTTGCCAATGAAACCGAACTAAACCGTGAAAATTTATACTACATGCTCTCGAAACGAGGGAATCCACGTCTCAATAGCTTACATTTAGTGCTAAACAAGCTGGGATTTGAAGTCTCATTTAAACCAAAGTCCAAAGCTGCCTAATGTCCGATCCCGCTACCGATAAAAGTCAAAAAAAATTAGGCTTAACGCTGGGTTTTATTGGGGCGTTACTTTGGGGCATTTTCCCGATCACGACAATGGTTTTAACTACGACACTAAAACCACTGGCAACAACTGCATTAAGCACATTAATTGCCGCGCTATTTTTTGCGATCATTATTACAGTCAAAAAATCCTGGGATAAATTTTATTTCACTCAGACCTGGCGGGCTATGGTCGGGGCCTCACTGTTTATCGGAGTTAGCTATTACGCTCTGATTTACTGGGCCAGCAATCAAACAAATCCTGGGAATGTGGCAATTTTAATTTTAATGGAAATTCCTTTCAGCATTTTGATTCTGCGCTATCTCGGACATGAAACTCTATCATCCAGAGAAATAATCGGTGCCTTGGTGATGATTAGCGGCGCACTATTTGTCCTCATCCCCGGGTGGTCAAACCCAGCCAAGTCTTGGCTGGTCGAGGCGGCCCTAGTCGGCGCTACCTTACTGCCTCCATTTGTTAATAATTTGATCAAGGAGGCGCGTAAGGTAACCTCGGCAATACATCTGATGTTCATGCGCAGTTTAATTGCCGGTAGCATTTTGCTGCTACTTTCACACTATCTAGAAGGCAGTATAGAGATTTCCAGTATTAGCGAAATCTTGCCACTATTACTCTTTCAGGGAATCGTCTTGATGGGCATAGAAAAAGTAGCATTTATTGAATCGATTAATTTAATTCCGATTTCGATTAACTTGGCACTACATTGTAGCTCTGCTCTTTTTACCTTGATCTTGATGTATTTCTTTCTCGATCACACCAGCACATGGTATCAGATTGCAGCAATTATTCCTTTAGCAATTGGCACGTATCTACTAAGCACTGCAGATGAAACACCTACACAAACTCCGTTATGAATATCGAGTCGGGTCGCTGGATGAGAATTCTTCCGGTGACGACCCTTTAAAGCTTTTTGAAAAGTGGCTACGCGCTGCCTGCAAAACTCATCCCAAGGATCCAAACGCCATGGTTTTGTCATCTGTCGACAAATTTCGTCGCCCTGCTAGTCGAGTGGTACTACTCAAGGAGTTCAGCCAACGTGGGTTTGTATTTTTCACGAATTATGAAAGTCGGAAAGGTCAAGAATTAAAGAAAAACCCCTATGTTGCCACAACCTTTTTCTGGCCACTCCTGGAAAGGCAAGTTCGCATTGAAGGATCAATTACAAAGCTGAGCAGCAAGGAGAATCAAGCATATTTTGCAGCCCGACCACGCGATGCTCAACTTAGTGCCTGGGCATCAAGCCAAAGCGATCAAGTTAGTTCGCGCAAGGTTCTGGAGCAGAATCTAAAAACTCTGGAACAAGCATTTCAGGACCGCAAAATCCCCTGCCCACCATACTGGGGTGGCTATCTAATTAAGCCGCGCTCAATTGAGTTTTGGCAAGGTAGAGAAAATCGCTTACATGATAGGATTGTATTTTCTCGATCAGGTAAAACCTGGAAAAAATCTAGAATTTCTCCTTAATGGGTCTGTCGCGAAACTAAATTTCGTGACGAGAATTGCAGATTTTGAGCGAGACAAGGAAGGGTCAAAAAAATCTGAGGCGTGTAAGCCTGCGACACGTCGCAAGATTTTTTTGGGGCCCCTGACGTAGTCACAGCCAAAATATGCGGTTCGCAGTAGAAAATTAGTTTCGCGACAGACCTTAATAAGGAATGAAAGGGTTTTAAAGGGAGGGGCTCAAGTAGCTTAGCTACACAAGCCCCCAAAACCTTTGTCTGCAATTTCCACAACTACACGCAGGCAGCAATTTTTTTCTCCGTTGCTTCCAGAGAGCCAAGAACTCGAGATTCCTAGGAGTAGTGATCTCTACATCGCAGCTAATGCCCCGATAGAACATAAATGCTTGCATCTCAGCAGAAAGCGGACAATATTCACGCGTTATCTCGTACGTTGTCCATACAGAAGCATCAAACCATTGATTAAGCTCGCGCTGATTCTTACAACCGAAAATCTGGAAAGCAAGTTTGAACTTGCGAAGCCAGAGATGCGATTGCAAAATCACGAGTGGGACGATCTGTCGCCGCTTTAGTTCTCTTCGAATCGAAAACTTGCGCGCAGAGATCACAAGATAGCTGCCACCCGTTACATCGCGCCCTTCGTTAAAACTCTGCCCCTCGATAACGCAAACAACAGAGTAGACCTTTGGATTGAAGCGGTGTAACAACTTGACGTACTGCCTTTTCCAGAAGCGAGCTAATAGTTCGCCAATTACCTCCAGATCAGCAAGTGAGAATGGACTTAAAAATGACTGACTTTCTCGCTCTGGTGAATTGATGTCATACATAGTCGTTATCTTTTAAGAATCACGCGCTAAACGATAATGACTATGTATGCGTTAGTAACCTGAACCCTTTCATTCCTTTGAACACTTCTCTATGCTCAAAGGAATGAAGATAATGAACTCAAGATAACCATGAGAAAGAGCAGAATTGACTTAAAAGTTATACCCTATTTTATGAAAAAATCCAGCCTGGTTACTAGGTGTATCAGTGACATAATACTCAGTATGTTCAGTGAAATAATCTACGTGATCATATTTTTTTTACTTTTCTTGTGCGCAAGCACTTCAAAGTCATACGCCGATACGGGGGCTCTAAAAATCGGCATCATCGCCAGTCTCTCTGGGCCAGCCGGCGAACAAGGCAAGAACTGGCTCGCAGGAGCAGAACTTGCCGTTGATGATTTGAAGCAAAAAGGCATTAATCTAGAACTAGTAGTTGAAGATGACGCCACGGAAACTAAACGTGTCGCAACGGCATTTACAAAACTTGCAACTCAGGACAAAGTTTCTGCAATTGTCGGGGGAACTTGGGATTATCTAGCAGAAGTTGCTTATCCACTGGCGCTCAAGCATCAAATTCCTTTTCTCACGCCAACAAATGCTGTTGAATTTCTATCCGAAGAAACTAAGAAAAATCCTTTCGTCTTTACTAACGCTTTAACACTAGCAGCAGAAAAAGAAGTCTTGAGAGATTTTATTCTTGCTACCAAGCCACAAGCATACGCCCTGATCTATGCCCAACATCCCTTTGCCGTGGCACATGCCGAGCTTGTGAAATCACTTGCCGAACAATACAAGCTCGCACTTTCCTTCTCAGCAGAGATTTTATTAGAAAGTTACAGCGATACGCTCAAAACCGCAGCACTTAAAGTCAAGCAATATAATCCAGAGCTGGTTTATATCATTGCTGATTACCAAGGATTAGATCTTTTCACCCGCGAGCTAGCACGTTTAAAATCAAACCCGAGAATCTTAACCGTGCAACACCTCGATCAAGCTTTTGACTTAGCACGAGACCCTTCTCGCTTTCGTAATAGCTTTGCGGCATACCCAGACTATGATCAAGCGTTTGACCAGAAATTTATCGCAAAATTTAATGCCAAACCTCGAGTTTTTGCTGCGCATGGTTATGATGCAGTGATGTTTTTAGCGCTTGCTCTGTCAGCCGGAATAAAACTGGAAGACTCTAGTGCAACTTTTAGCTATCAAGGAGTAACCGGGGAACACCTACTTCCAACACGCAAGCGGGCGCTGGTCACAAATCGCGCAGTACTCATGACAACTCAAGCTGGTAGATTTGAAAAGTTTTCAAGTTTGAACTTGGCTACGAAAAAAATGCCGGATCGGGAGCATTAGGGGAACTTCCTATTCGTTTTTTGCGAGTTTCTCGTAATTAGATGCACCCGATTCACAACATTTAGATCTAATTCGAACCACTAAACCACCTTTGGCACGCTTCCTGCATATAGACCTACAGTGACAACGTTTTCAGGGTTAAGAGAGATGCAGGAGGAAAAAGTGATGCAAAGGAGCTCAGCACTAGCAATGCGACGAATTGTTAAAAAACTTCCCATTCTGCTGAATGTGCCGCTCAGTAAGATCGGTGACGTAATTAGTGGTCGTGAAATTCCCAAGCCACTAAGTCGCGTGAATTATGTGGTCAAACACGAACAACGTCGCGCAAAAGAATTATTACGAGGGATTTTAAATCCTGGAACCAAATATCGCTATTCAATCGAGGGCGAAGAATTTGAAGTTCATAATGAAACATTAATTATTGGAGAACTACGTTTCGGAGCAAGAGCTTCGGCGCGGCTAATGAAGCTTGATGATGGAAAAATATATGCAGCAAGCTTAATGATTTCTCCTTAACCCGTTATCTTCCTCACCTTCCTCAACCCGCCTCCGGCTGCTTACTAAAATAAGTGGCCGGAGTTTCTTTTTGTTCAAGTTATTGTGACTATGCTAGCTTAGGGCATGTCGAAAAATCGCAATGCGCTTGTCTGGTTTCGTAGAGATCTTCGGGTAGATGATAATCCAGCGCTCTCCCATGCGATTGCAAACTCTGAAACAATTATTCCAATATTTATTTGGGACAAGCAAAGTTCTACCGATTGGGCACTTGGCGCTGCGGCGAAATGGTGGCTACACCACGCCCTAGATCGCCTCGACAGCGAGCTTAAGTCGCTGGACTCAAAGCTAAACTACTTGATTGGCCGCCCACAAGAAATCATTCAAGCATTAATCGGGCAGCACAAGATTGACGCGGTTTATTGGAACCGACGCTACGAGCCTGATCAAATCGAAGATGATGCAAAACTCAAGGAAACTCTCTTAAAAACCGGCCTGCGCGTAGAGAGCTTTAATGCTTCACTATTGTTTGAACCCTGGGAAATTCAAAATACATCGGGCAAGCCTTACCAAGTCTATACACCGTTTTCCAAAAACTGCCTTAGTCGACTGAATCAAGTTGAAGTAAGGCATTCAGCAACTAAATTTACAACCAGAGTAGTGAGCGCTGTTAAACTGACAGAGCTTGAGCTTTTACCTAAAATTGACTGGGACAAAAGATTTTATGCTGTCTGGCCAGTTAAAGCACCCAACAATCCGAAAAACTTAGTCAGGGAATTTCTTGCCGATAAAATCAAAACATATCAAACCACCCGCAATCGTCCGGACTTAGTGGGCACATCGCGACTATCACCTTATTTGCAAAGTGGGCAAATAAGTCCCCGCGAGATTGTTCTGATGATTCGTGAACTGTTTGGAGCCGATATTAATCGCTATCCAGAAAGCATCATTACATATCTCAAAGAAATAATCTGGAGAGAATTTGGTTACCACCTACTATTTCACTTCCCAGAAACGATAAACACTCCATTAAAAAAAGAATTCTTGAATTTTCCTTGGGAGCTAAACCCTCAGCACTTAGTAGCATGGCAAAATGGCTTGACGGGGTATCCGCTAGTCGATGCTGGGATGCGAGAACTCTGGCATACAGGCTGGATGCATAACCGCGTGCGCATGATTGTCGGCTCATTTCTGGTTAAAGATTTGCGGATTCATTGGCTCGAGGGAGCTAAATGGTT of bacterium contains these proteins:
- the pdxH gene encoding pyridoxamine 5'-phosphate oxidase translates to MKHLHKLRYEYRVGSLDENSSGDDPLKLFEKWLRAACKTHPKDPNAMVLSSVDKFRRPASRVVLLKEFSQRGFVFFTNYESRKGQELKKNPYVATTFFWPLLERQVRIEGSITKLSSKENQAYFAARPRDAQLSAWASSQSDQVSSRKVLEQNLKTLEQAFQDRKIPCPPYWGGYLIKPRSIEFWQGRENRLHDRIVFSRSGKTWKKSRISP
- a CDS encoding deoxyribodipyrimidine photo-lyase, with product MSKNRNALVWFRRDLRVDDNPALSHAIANSETIIPIFIWDKQSSTDWALGAAAKWWLHHALDRLDSELKSLDSKLNYLIGRPQEIIQALIGQHKIDAVYWNRRYEPDQIEDDAKLKETLLKTGLRVESFNASLLFEPWEIQNTSGKPYQVYTPFSKNCLSRLNQVEVRHSATKFTTRVVSAVKLTELELLPKIDWDKRFYAVWPVKAPNNPKNLVREFLADKIKTYQTTRNRPDLVGTSRLSPYLQSGQISPREIVLMIRELFGADINRYPESIITYLKEIIWREFGYHLLFHFPETINTPLKKEFLNFPWELNPQHLVAWQNGLTGYPLVDAGMRELWHTGWMHNRVRMIVGSFLVKDLRIHWLEGAKWFWDTLVDADLASNTLGWQWVSGSGADAAPYYRIFNPVIQGEKFDPQGDYVRQWIPEIAKLPNKFIHQPWNASAEMLTQAEVYLGQNYPFPVVDHAEERDNALEAYQELKARK
- a CDS encoding YifB family Mg chelatase-like AAA ATPase, encoding MVAAANCAALLGIEAIGVRVEAQIFGNLRRFSIVGLPDGVVKESKDRIRCAIENSGFSFPTREVIVSLSPASVPKAGAAFDLPIALSILCAEGQLETKVLERILILGELGLDGSLKPIPGAFAVSNYAQSENFREIVLPSQTASLAALAGNVPVRAVTSLEQAIHYLRGEVELAEPDTVMTSRLANKEELLLDDVIGQHSAKRALEICAAGGHNLLMVGPPGAGKTMLAKRLPYLLPELATAEAIEVTQIHELAKRDISSEVALKTTRPFRFPHHSTSLVGLIGGGSIPTPGEISLAHRGVLFLDEFPEYPRSVLESLREPLENKKITISRANGKLEFPADFILVAAMNPCPCGKRYTLPRACKCDAGMITRYLNKLSGPLLDRIDLHVWTPQLPLAKLSEVTTSKEKPAVEHHTALKRIQAARAVQAKRFDTGLRLNAHLRSNEARMHCLLDQQSQEVLLAAAERFSLSARSYTRVLKVARTIADLAHSRQIQITHLEEALSYRLPNHFEG
- a CDS encoding type II toxin-antitoxin system RelE/ParE family toxin, which translates into the protein MNDENLEQRIDARLTRARTGNLGDFKKIGKSLYELRLHIGPGYRIYFGLDENEIIVLLIRGDKSTQSRDIKKARKNWSEYETEKTSQIY
- a CDS encoding transcriptional regulator, coding for MKRKKQAKSIDYQEVLLKKLKNMNYAAGYLTACYEEGTDAFLLGIKDVVEANGGFKELANETELNRENLYYMLSKRGNPRLNSLHLVLNKLGFEVSFKPKSKAA
- a CDS encoding DMT family transporter, yielding MSDPATDKSQKKLGLTLGFIGALLWGIFPITTMVLTTTLKPLATTALSTLIAALFFAIIITVKKSWDKFYFTQTWRAMVGASLFIGVSYYALIYWASNQTNPGNVAILILMEIPFSILILRYLGHETLSSREIIGALVMISGALFVLIPGWSNPAKSWLVEAALVGATLLPPFVNNLIKEARKVTSAIHLMFMRSLIAGSILLLLSHYLEGSIEISSISEILPLLLFQGIVLMGIEKVAFIESINLIPISINLALHCSSALFTLILMYFFLDHTSTWYQIAAIIPLAIGTYLLSTADETPTQTPL
- a CDS encoding M48 family metalloprotease produces the protein MFIASAFLGAVSELAFASPTTGNHFQLDKENPWAAIISRTVTNLFPNSKFKWIENKSNQDSIAELEITEPLLPAISIKLKVMNSGPVNAFAMPANSAEEGSAQIILPQAILETISSTSELAFVLTHELSHIVRDHFAPELPLAMLTESQRLHISKTHRNWELQADSDAKFYLEQRGFDTSAGAKLLANIHDEATNSPTANHPTLDHRIAALAQELLPLRLK
- a CDS encoding amino acid ABC transporter substrate-binding protein: MIIFFLLFLCASTSKSYADTGALKIGIIASLSGPAGEQGKNWLAGAELAVDDLKQKGINLELVVEDDATETKRVATAFTKLATQDKVSAIVGGTWDYLAEVAYPLALKHQIPFLTPTNAVEFLSEETKKNPFVFTNALTLAAEKEVLRDFILATKPQAYALIYAQHPFAVAHAELVKSLAEQYKLALSFSAEILLESYSDTLKTAALKVKQYNPELVYIIADYQGLDLFTRELARLKSNPRILTVQHLDQAFDLARDPSRFRNSFAAYPDYDQAFDQKFIAKFNAKPRVFAAHGYDAVMFLALALSAGIKLEDSSATFSYQGVTGEHLLPTRKRALVTNRAVLMTTQAGRFEKFSSLNLATKKMPDREH